The following are from one region of the Salvia splendens isolate huo1 chromosome 2, SspV2, whole genome shotgun sequence genome:
- the LOC121781712 gene encoding SUN domain-containing protein 4-like — protein MQRSRKALLQRRAVKEAICGRSRLYKVSLSVVIVLWGVVFLLNTWIGHGDGQTERSEYSVNATRWGEEEVSFGRDVNNRLSMDEHPSHGTTRWDEDEASLDRDVNTRSTNGNTHPSDVTTRSGEGEVPFDREVNRRVYVDGHPSAGTVSENGYADDNKSESLVKLAKESSESAAVRKDLPGNMEKDKSLTNELSPGVYIGLDEFKNKAFSSKTKHATGKSGSIMHRSEPGGEDYNYASASKGAKVLSFNKEAKGASNILNSDKDKYLRNPCSTEEKFVVIELSEETLVDAIKIANFEHHSSNLKDFELLGSAVYPSDSWVNLGNFSAQNMKHAQDFVLPEPKWARYLKLNLLSHHGSEFYCTLTFIEVYGVDAVEKMLEDLISAQDKVPPSGEILDGKKSGSSQHMSIEVAGDEDLVEEPDTMIRTPEEIRHKQVNRMPGDTVLKILMKKVRSLDLNLAILERYLEEISSRYGDIFKEFDRDIGHKGVLLEKIISDLRSLSRSNEDMSEEISELLSWKSLVSVQLDSILKEHALLRSEVETVRRDQTHMENKGIVIFVVCVVFGFMAIVRSFADKVVQNMNENNSCSDCVSRKFCSEKSSWFYLLLSCSITIIILSL, from the exons ATGCAGAGGTCACGGAAAGCTCTTCTACAAAGAAGAGCGGTAAAGGAGGCAATTTGTGGCAGAAGTCGCTTGTATAAGGTCTCTCTTTCTGTTGTTATCGTTCTATGGGGCGTTGTGTTTCTCTTAAATACATGGATCGGCCATGGCGATGGTCAAACAG AAAGATCAGAGTATTCTGTTAATGCAACAAGATGGGGTGAAGAAGAAGTGTCTTTTGGCAGGGATGTAAATAATAGATTATCTATGGATGAACATCCATCACATGGAACTACGAGATGGGATGAAGACGAAGCGTCTCTTGACAGGGATGTAAATACTAGATCAACAAATGGAAATACGCATCCATCAGATGTAACTACGAGATCGGGTGAAGGTGAAGTCCCTTTTGATAGGGAGGTGAATCGGAGAGTATATGTAGATGGACATCCATCGGCTGGAACAGTCTCTGAAAATGGTTATGCAGATGATAATAAGAGTGAATCACTTGTTAAATTGGCAAAAGAGAGTTCTGAATCGGCTGCCGTAAGGAAAGATTTACCTGGGAATATGGAGAAGGACAAGTCTTTAACCAACGAGTTGTCGCCTGGAGTATATATAGGTCTTGATGAATTCAAGAACAAAGCATTTAGCTCGAAAACTAAACATGCAACGGGTAAATCTGGAAGCATAATGCATAGATCAGAGCCTGGTGGAGAGGACTACAATTATGCGTCTGCTTCTAAAGGAGCGAAGGTTTTGTCTTTCAATAAGGAAGCCAAGGGCGCTTCTAATATACTGAACAGTGACAAAGACAAGTACCTTCGAAACCCTTGCTCAACCGAAGAGAAATTTGTTGTGATAGAGCTTTCTGAAGAAACGTTGGTCGACGCTATTAAGATAGCAAACTTTGAGCACCACTCTTCTAATTTGAAAGATTTTGAATTATTAGGCAGTGCTGTTTACCCCAGTGATTCATGGGTAAATCTTGGAAATTTTAGTGCTCAAAACATGAAACATGCTCAGGACTTTGTTCTTCCGGAGCCAAAATGGGCGAGATACCTTAAACTGAACTTGTTGAGTCATCATGGATCGGAGTTCTACTGCACACTAACATTCATTGAAGTGTACGGTGTTGATGCTGTTGAGAAAATGCTTGAGGATCTGATTTCAGCTCAAGATAAGGTGCCCCCATCTGGGGAAATATTAGACGGTAAGAAGTCTGGTTCGAGCCAACACATGAGCATTGAAGTTGCGGGTGATGAAGATCTAGTTGAAGAACCAGATACTATGATCAGAACCCCTGAAGAAATCCGTCATAAACAAGTAAATCGGATGCCTGGGGATACCGTTCTTAAAATTCTAATGAAAAAGGTTAGATCTCTGGATCTGAATCTAGCTATTCTTGAGCGGTACCTAGAGGAGATTAGTAGCAGATACGGAGACATTTTCAAGGAATTTGATAGAGATATTGGACACAAGGGCGTACTTCTAGAGAAGATAATATCTGATCTCCGGAGCCTATCTAGAAGCAATGAGGATATG AGCGAGGAGATCAGTGAGCTTTTGTCTTGGAAATCTCTTGTTTCCGTGCAGCTGGACAGTATACTCAAAGAGCATGCCCTCCTCAG ATCAGAAGTGGAGACGGTAAGAAGGGATCAAACACACATGGAGAATAAGGGAATTGTGATATTTGTTGTTTGTGTGGTATTTGGATTTATGGCAATTGTGAGGTCATTTGCAGATAAGGTGGTACAGAATATGAATGAGAATAATAGTTGCAGTGATTGTGTTTCCAGGAAATTTTGTTCAGAGAAGTCATCCTGGTTTTACTTATTGCTCAGCTGTAGTATTACTATAATTATTCTCTCATTATAG
- the LOC121759033 gene encoding spliceosome-associated protein 49-like isoform X2: MADNPKSTVYIGNLDERVSDRVLYDILIQAGWVVDLYIPRDRETDKPKGYAFAEYESDEVAEYAVKLFSGLVTLYKRTLKFAISGQDRPSASLSTPPANVSSAKQRQYHKNTEPYSHSPRLLASCQLSERKTTYPEVGVVQLMVEGDESNNHVDVEEGEIPCTD; this comes from the exons ATGGCGGATAATCCTAAATCTACCGTATATATTG GAAACCTGGATGAGAGAGTTAGTGATAGGGTGTTGTATGACATTCTAATTCAGGCAGGTTGGGTAGTAGATTTATATATCCCCCGAGACAGGGAGACTGATAAACCAAAAGGGTATGCTTTTGCGGAATATGAATCCGATGAGGTAGCTGAGTATGCTGTCAAGCTTTTCTCTGGTCTTGTAACTCTTTACAAAAGGACATTGAAGTTTGCG ATTTCCGGACAAGACAGACCCTCTGCTTCCCTTTCAACCCCACCAGCAAATGTTTCTTCTGCCAAACAAAGGCAGTACCACAAGAATACagaaccttactcacattctcCGAGGTTATTAGCATCATGTCAGCTTTCAGAGCGTAAGACTACTTATCCAGAAG TTGGTGTGGTGCAATTAATGGTAGAAGGTGATGAGAGCAACAACCATGTTGATGTTGAAGAAGGTGAAATTCCTTGCACAGATTGA
- the LOC121759033 gene encoding RNA-binding protein 7-like isoform X1 produces MADNPKSTVYIGNLDERVSDRVLYDILIQAGWVVDLYIPRDRETDKPKGYAFAEYESDEVAEYAVKLFSGLVTLYKRTLKFAISGQDRPSASLSTPPANVSSAKQRQYHKNTEPYSHSPRLLASCQLSERKTTYPEVLPDISMHRSSGYRSYHDSTEYDYSRRVFGSVLDSVSRGSSRRYDVRDSLNRDRYY; encoded by the exons ATGGCGGATAATCCTAAATCTACCGTATATATTG GAAACCTGGATGAGAGAGTTAGTGATAGGGTGTTGTATGACATTCTAATTCAGGCAGGTTGGGTAGTAGATTTATATATCCCCCGAGACAGGGAGACTGATAAACCAAAAGGGTATGCTTTTGCGGAATATGAATCCGATGAGGTAGCTGAGTATGCTGTCAAGCTTTTCTCTGGTCTTGTAACTCTTTACAAAAGGACATTGAAGTTTGCG ATTTCCGGACAAGACAGACCCTCTGCTTCCCTTTCAACCCCACCAGCAAATGTTTCTTCTGCCAAACAAAGGCAGTACCACAAGAATACagaaccttactcacattctcCGAGGTTATTAGCATCATGTCAGCTTTCAGAGCGTAAGACTACTTATCCAGAAG TTCTCCCTGATATATCTATGCACCGATCTAGTGGGTATAGATCATACCATGACAGCACCGAATATGATTACAGTCGAAGAGTGTTTGGTTCGGTGTTGGATAGTGTTAGTCGTGGTAGCTCGAGACGTTATGATGTGCGTGATTCATTGAATCGTGATCGGTATTACTGA
- the LOC121759033 gene encoding spliceosome-associated protein 49-like isoform X3, producing MADNPKSTVYIGNLDERVSDRVLYDILIQAGWVVDLYIPRDRETDKPKGYAFAEYESDEVAEYAVKLFSGLVTLYKRTLKFAISGQDRPSASLSTPPANVSSAKQRQYHKNTEPYSHSPRLLASCQLSELGVVQLMVEGDESNNHVDVEEGEIPCTD from the exons ATGGCGGATAATCCTAAATCTACCGTATATATTG GAAACCTGGATGAGAGAGTTAGTGATAGGGTGTTGTATGACATTCTAATTCAGGCAGGTTGGGTAGTAGATTTATATATCCCCCGAGACAGGGAGACTGATAAACCAAAAGGGTATGCTTTTGCGGAATATGAATCCGATGAGGTAGCTGAGTATGCTGTCAAGCTTTTCTCTGGTCTTGTAACTCTTTACAAAAGGACATTGAAGTTTGCG ATTTCCGGACAAGACAGACCCTCTGCTTCCCTTTCAACCCCACCAGCAAATGTTTCTTCTGCCAAACAAAGGCAGTACCACAAGAATACagaaccttactcacattctcCGAGGTTATTAGCATCATGTCAGCTTTCAGAGC TTGGTGTGGTGCAATTAATGGTAGAAGGTGATGAGAGCAACAACCATGTTGATGTTGAAGAAGGTGAAATTCCTTGCACAGATTGA